Proteins encoded in a region of the Maniola jurtina chromosome 12, ilManJurt1.1, whole genome shotgun sequence genome:
- the LOC123870479 gene encoding jerky protein homolog-like — MASKRKRVVLSLADKLKIIEQLDKGVTGKKLSEIYDVGQATISDIKNSKSTLLNFVSVLENEDGSSSRKTMKSATNKNLEDAVFKWFLQQRSMGNPISGPILCEKAKILAEKLGYSSFKASNGWLRNFKFRHGVRELDLAGEKLSADSAAAENFIEKFKTASESYDPEFVYNADETGLVWKALPKTTLASKRESSAPGHKVSKERVTVLNCANSTGNHKLPLLLIGKSRNPRAFKNVKKLPLFYKSQPKAWMTAALFTEWYDEVFIPEVKKHQKSVGKEGSKVLLIVDNAPTHPTAELLERENGQFKTTFLPPNVTSLLQPMDQSVIETMKRHYRRQLLRKLLIEGAEDEELVLANHSKINLKDCCYMVAEAWSLVTAVTLRRAWNKLKGLPSEKNKKKESEENEKQEYGEDDDDEDALSLEEIRKMIVKIPGCTEVSAEDVGEWMACDTSDPGFQILNDDEIVVSVREDVEVEEELSADVEVDAGPSASEAFAGLETALKWMERQPECDHLQLLTVKRMRDLAARKRLKTAKQLTLTEMFKKQ, encoded by the coding sequence ATGGCTTCGAAAAGAAAACGTGTTGTGCTATCGTTAGCGGACAAACTGAAAATTATAGAGCAACTCGATAAAGGTGTAACGGGTAAGAAGTTGTCTGAGATTTATGATGTTGGACAAGCAACAATTTCTGACATTAAAAACAGTAAGTCAACACTTTTAAACTTTGTTTCGGTGCTTGAAAATGAAGATGGAAGTTCCTCCAGGAAAACAATGAAGTCAGCAACCAACAAAAATTTGGAAGATGCCGTGTTTAAATGGTTTTTGCAGCAACGTTCTATGGGAAATCCGATTTCAGGTCCAATCCTTTGTGAAAAAGCCAAAATCTTAGCAGAAAAGCTTGGTTATTCATCTTTTAAGGCTAGTAACGGCTGGCTAAGGAATTTTAAATTCAGGCATGGTGTACGCGAGTTAGATTTGGCTGGTGAGAAGCTTTCAGCAGACTCTGCAGCTgctgaaaattttattgaaaaatttaaaactgcaTCAGAATCCTATGATCCGGAGTTTGTTTATAATGCCGATGAAACTGGCCTTGTTTGGAAAGCATTACCAAAAACCACTTTGGCTTCTAAAAGGGAATCTAGTGCCCCTGGACATAAGGTCAGTAAAGAACGTGTTACAGTGCTTAACTGTGCCAACTCCACTGGAAATCATAAACTGCCACTTCTTTTGATAGGAAAGTCAAGAAATCCAAGAGcatttaaaaacgtaaaaaaacttcCACTCTTCTACAAAAGTCAACCCAAGGCCTGGATGACTGCAGCTTTGTTTACCGAATGGTATGATGAAGTGTTTATTCCTGAAGTGAAAAAGCACCAAAAATCGGTGGGAAAAGAAGGCAGTAAGGTGCTTTTAATTGTTGATAACGCACCCACTCATCCTACAGCAGAACTGTTGGAAAGAGAGAATGGGCAGTTTAAAACGACGTTTTTGCCTCCCAATGTTACAAGTTTGCTGCAACCCATGGACCAGTCTGTTATTGAAACAATGAAGCGCCATTACAGAAGGCAACTGCTGAGAAAACTGCTGATCGAAGGTGCTGAAGATGAAGAATTGGTTTTGGCAAATCAtagcaaaataaatttaaaggaCTGCTGTTACATGGTAGCGGAAGCTTGGAGTTTGGTTACGGCAGTGACGCTAAGACGTGCGTGGAATAAACTGAAAGGCCTACCGTCTgagaagaacaaaaaaaaagaatctgaAGAAAATGAGAAACAAGAATATGgagaggatgatgatgatgaagatgcgTTGTCACTAGAGGAAATAAGAAAAATGATTGTAAAAATTCCTGGTTGTACAGAAGTAAGTGCTGAAGATGTAGGAGAGTGGATGGCTTGTGACACGTCTGACCCTGGTTTTCAAATTCTCAATGACGATGAAATTGTTGTAAGTGTGAGAGAAGATGTTGAAGTGGAAGAAGAACTTTCTGCTGATGTTGAAGTAGACGCTGGACCATCAGCTAGTGAAGCATTTGCCGGCCTCGAGACTGCTTTGAAGTGGATGGAGCGTCAGCCCGAGTGTGACCACTTGCAACTGCTTACCGTCAAGCGAATGCGTGACCTGGCTGCCCGAAAACGGTTGAAGACCGCAAAACAGCTTACATTAACGGAGATgtttaaaaaacaatga